In Aspergillus nidulans FGSC A4 chromosome IV, a single window of DNA contains:
- a CDS encoding uncharacterized protein (transcript_id=CADANIAT00000380), with protein MKFLPLILPVVFALCAQAVEWHAHYRMTSDEYQSTANSYIDQGFRIKSVSGYERDGEDNYAAIFEKNNGVAWVSHHRMTSASYQDKFDKYIADGYRLLQVNGYTVGDNVYFAAVWDKSPAPGAWVARHNIDAASLQKYTDTYIEQGYRVTHVSAYEVNGEARFAALWEKINDGTAWWAWAKMTAAEYQKKFDTYLKDGYRLINVNGYSIGNTVYYAGIWDTSASGAWVARHGMDSPTFQNLFDEYKAAGYVLQVLSGYNTGTADRYAALWIKP; from the coding sequence ATGAAGTTCCTTCCCTTAATCCTCCCCgtcgtcttcgccctctGCGCGCAAGCCGTAGAGTGGCACGCGCACTACCGCATGACCTCCGACGAATACCAGTCGACGGCCAATTCTTACATTGACCAAGGGTTCCGTATCAAGTCAGTGAGCGGATACGAAcgcgacggcgaagacaaCTACGCCGCGATTTTCGAAAAGAACAACGGGGTCGCCTGGGTCTCGCACCACCGAATGACTTCCGCCTCCTATCAAGACAAGTTCGACAAGTACATTGCAGATGGCTATCGGCTCCTCCAGGTCAACGGATACACGGTTGGTGATAATGTCTACTTTGCCGCAGTCTGGGACAAGTCGCCCGCGCCTGGCGCGTGGGTGGCGCGCCACAACATCGATGCCGCTTCCCTGCAGAAGTACACCGATACCTATATCGAGCAGGGGTACAGAGTGACACATGTCAGTGCGTACGAGGTGAATGGCGAGGCGCGCTTTGCGGCACtgtgggagaagatcaacgACGGGACCGCCTGGTGGGCGTGGGCGAAGATGACCGCGGCGGAATACCAGAAGAAGTTCGACACTTATCTCAAGGACGGATACCGCTTGATCAACGTCAATGGTTATTCAATTGGTAATACGGTGTACTATGCTGGCATCTGGGACACCTCTGCATCTGGCGCCTGGGTTGCCCGTCATGGTATGGATTCGCCGACTTTCCAAAACTTGTTTGACGAGTACAAGGCTGCTGGCTATGTGCTTCAGGTTCTGAGCGGATACAATACGGGAACTGCAGACCGCTATGCTGCTCTTTGGATCAAGCCTTAG
- a CDS encoding uncharacterized protein (transcript_id=CADANIAT00000382) has protein sequence MSPAHGHCDAAFQPLRDLFDQLLSNESELGASICVNIDGRNVVDLWGGYSNEERTKAWEQDTITTIWSTTKVITALAANILIERGLLDPSKKVSTYWPEFAANGKENVLVSHVLSHSSGLPSWESPNTIKDIYNAEKAAEKIAAQAPWWTPGEQLGYHLVTQGCLVGELVRRTTGQSLAQFIADEITEPLGADYRLGVPEPEWPRTADIIPPPPPEPTPALDPESVAAKAYAGVPIPADAVMTASFRNAELGASNAFTNARALARIASIVALGGTVDGKQYLSPAAIDQMLQEQIRGQDQVLFVNLRWGLGVGLPVPETVPWLPSNSRLCFWGGWGGSVMIMDLDRRMSIALKVNRMFESRTSDAGENAVGLLSGGFFVDTAGPGFSSTRSSYYDAIMQIIKSLWVQTFPSKPTLTAATLPPQTGKVIIITGATSGLGFELARILYKSGATVYIGARNESKAKATIETITASASSTALAASAGKLHFLPLDLADLRTIKPFVESFLSRESRLDILFNNAGVASIPLSNRTAQNLEPHLGTNCAGPYLLTQLLSPILVSTAQKHSTAPNTVRVVWSSSMLVDALAPRSGIRPSDLDPPSPNMNLNYALSKTGNWFLADRLAKQLGERGVVSITQNPGNIYTPIFDNAPRLTVWLSKPIYYKPEQGVNTMLWAGFSDGVTVERGGGYVIPFGRWHPYPRKDLLEAIMDKEEDGNEAENRGRGYAKAFEEWCDLVTREFR, from the exons ATGTCTCCCGCACACGGTCACTGCGATGCGGCCTTTCAGCCCCTCCGCGATCTGTTCGATCAGTTGCTGAGTAATGAAAGTGAGCTCGGCGCATCGATTTGCGTTAACATTGACGGACGAAACGTCGTGGATCTCTGGGGAGGCTATTCCAATGAAGAGCGGACAAAGGCCTGGGAACAAGACACCATCACGACCATCTGGTCGACCACCAAGGTCATTACCGCCCTTGCAGCTAATATCCTCATCGAGCGTGGTCTTCTAGatcccagcaagaaggtGTCTACATACTGGCCCGAGTTCGCCGCAAACGGCAAGGAGAATGTTCTAGTATCGCATGTCCTGAGCCATTCCTCTGGACTACCCTCTTGGGAGTCGCCGAATACCATAAAAGACATCTACAATGCTGAGAAAGCCGCGGAGAAGATAGCTGCGCAGGCACCATGGTGGACCCCAGGCGAGCAGTTGGGCTACCACCTTGTCACCCAGGGCTGTCTCGTCGGGGAACTGGTTCGCCGCACTACCGGCCAGTCTCTTGCTCAGTTCATCGCCGACGAAATCACGGAGCCTTTAGGCGCCGACTACAGACTTGGGGTTCCAGAACCCGAGTGGCCGCGTACGGCAGATATCatccctccgcctccgcccgAACCAACCCCCGCGTTAGACCCGGAGAGCGTAGCGGCCAAGGCCTACGCCGGTGTACCAATACCAGCCGACGCAGTCATGACAGCATCCTTCCGCAACGCCGAACTGGGAGCCAGCAACGCATTTACCAACGCGCGGGCCCTTGCCCGAATTGCATCAATCGTTGCGCTTGGAGGCACTGTCGACGGGAAACAGTACCTCTCCCCGGCAGCCATTGATCAGATGCTCCAGGAGCAAATCCGCGGTCAGGACCAGGTCTTATTTGTGAACCTACGATGGGGACTTGGGGTGGGGTTACCTGTGCCGGAGACCGTGCCCTGGCTTCCGTCTAACAGCCGGCTATGTTTCTGGGGCGGCTGGGGGGGATCAGTGATGATCATGGATCTAGACCGTCGGATGTCAATTGC TCTTAAAGTGAATCGGATGTTTGAGAGCCGGACATCCGATGCTGGAGAGAATGCAGTCGGCTTACTAAGTGGTGGTTTCTTTGTAGACACAGCTGGGCCGGGGTTTTC CTCAACTCGATCGAGTTACTACGACGCAATCATGCAGATCATCAAGAGCCTCTGGGTGCAGACATTCCCCTCCAAGCCCACCCTAACAGCCGCCACACTCCCTCCGCAAACTGgcaaagtcatcatcatcactgGCGCCACCTCAGGCCTAGGCTTCGAGCTCGCCCGCATCCTCTACAAGTCCGGCGCAACAGTCTATATCGGCGCACGCAACGAgtccaaagccaaagccacAATCGAGaccatcaccgccagcgcAAGCTCAACCGCACTAGCCGCCTCCGCAGGCAAACTCCACTTCCTCCCCCTCGACCTCGCTGACCTCCGCACAATCAAGCCCTTTGTGgaatccttcctctcccgcGAATCCCGCCTCgacatcctcttcaataACGCCGGCGTCGCCAGCATCCCATTGTCCAACCGGACGGCGCAAAACCTCGAACCACACCTCGGCACGAACTGCGCGGGCCCATACCTCCTCACTCAACTCCTCTCACCGATCCTCGTCTCCACAGCCCAGAAGCACTCCACAGCGCCCAATACCGTCCGCGTTGTTTGGAGCAGCAGTATGCTCGTTGACGCGCTGGCCCCACGCTCGGGAATCCGGCCGTCCGATCTCGATCCCCCTAGCCCGAACATGAACCTGAACTACGCGCTTAGCAAAACGGGGAATTGGTTCCTTGCGGATCGGCTTGCTAAACAATTAGGCGAAAGGGGCGTTGTGAGCATCACACAGAACCCCGGGAACATCTACACACCAATCTTCGACAATGCACCGCGGTTGACGGTGTGGCTTTCCAAGCCGATTTATTATAAGCCGGAGCAGGGAGTTAATACGATGCTCTGGGCGGGATTTAGCGATGGGGTTACGGTGGAACGTGGGGGTGGTTATGTCATTCCGTTTGGGCGGTGGCATCCGTATCCTAGGAAAGATCTGCTGGAGGCGATTATGGataaggaggaagatggaaaTGAGGCGGAGAatagagggagggggtaTGCAAAGGCTTTTGAGGAGTGGTGTGATTTGGTTACGAGGGAGTTTCGTTGA
- a CDS encoding F-box domain protein (transcript_id=CADANIAT00000381): MACLEYLPNEIIETIVSLLELTDIRNLRLTSRGLALRSSGHHFKSHFRRKHVDITESTLRDFVQATKPGRLGRLVQYLVLVGSHLPTEKQGLEAEDEAKTRQDLEVLAQRRTDYRVMRSSGTDVRLLSEAFGNLMAQDGGNNTAGGPRLRTLSLKVVVYHTDAEQRLPPKTGGWVPIWQVATETFHTALRALAISAMPVAKLDIYTQQSRSSLACSELSAVDHESSGLVASLASVKSLSVSFSDRIINGRRENLGITGGSADEVDRDAPVIDDFRDNEDVEAEACDESTFIGLVRLVQLCSGLKELELHHYKLGNHTVFVDLHREQFLQRIVAMTTLTTLKRCALRGLTVREVDLLAFIKETAPAIVELTLQNVSLVSGTFRAIFDHCTSEASCLTRLFFDDLFEQKLLYFVGEPGQSKLRSFNYQCSETLDRTGPEVRRPISYFIPLGRPKGSPALWQWRMRRRREFGPP, encoded by the exons ATGGCATGCCTGGAGTATCTACCAAACGAAATTATCGAAACCATCGTTTCCCTCCTAGAACTAACCGAcatccgcaatctccgcctcaCCAGCCGAGGCCTCGCCCTGAGATCATCCGGACACCATTTCAAGTCCCACTTCCGACGGAAACACGTAGATATCACTGAAAGCACCCTTCGAGACTTTGTCCAGGCCACAAAACCCGGCCGGCTCGGTAGACTCGTGCAATACCTAGTCCTCGTCG GCTCCCACCTTCCTACAGAGAAGCAAGGcctcgaagcagaagatgaggcaAAGACAAGACAGGATCTAGAAGTACTTGCGCAGCGGCGAACAGACTATAGGGTAATGCGCAGTTCAGGGACGGATGTACGGCTACTCAGCGAAGCATTCGGGAATCTCATGGCACAAGATGGCGGCAACAACACTGCAGGTGGGCCGAGGCTGCGCACGCTGTCGCTGAAAGTGGTCGTGTATCACACAGACGCCGAACAAAGACTTCCTCCGAAAACCGGCGGCTGGGTGCCCATCTGGCAAGTGGCGACAGAGACATTCCACACAGCACTACGTGCCTTGGCAATCAGTGCAATGCCGGTAGCGAAACTTGACATCTACACCCAGCAGAGCCGCTCCAGCCTGGCGTGCAGCGAGCTAAGCGCCGTAGACCACGAGTCCAGCGGACTAGTAGCTTCGCTTGCGTCTGTGAAGAGCCTGTCCGTTAGCTTCTCAGACCGGATCATCAACGGGAGAAGGGAGAATCTCGGAATCACAGGCGGCTCGGCGGACGAAGTGGACCGTGATGCACCTGTGATTGACGACTTTCGAGACAATGAGGATGTCGAAGCAGAGGCGTGCGACGAGTCGACTTTCATTGGCCTTGTGAGGTTGGTCCAGCTCTGCAGTGGCCTCAAGGAGTTAGAACTCCACCATTACAAGCTGGGGAATCACACTGTTTTTGTTGATCTGCACCGGGAGCAGTTTCTGCAGCGCATTGTTGCAATGACCACGTTAACCACTCTCAAGCGCTGTGCACTCCGCGGGTTAACAGTAAGAGAGGTAGACCTTCTGGCATTCATCAAGGAGACTGCACCTGCCATTGTAGAGCTAACCCTGCAAAATGTCAGTCTTGTTTCCGGGACGTTCAGGGCCATCTTCGACCACTGCACAAGCGAAGCGAGCTGTCTGACAAGGCTGTTCTTTGATGACCTGTTCGAACAGAAACTGCTCTATTTTGTAGGGGAGCCCGGGCAGTCTAAGCTGCGAAGCTTCAACTACCAGTGTAGCGAGACGCTAGATCGCACGGGGCCGGAGGTCAGACGGCCGATTTCCTATTTCATCCCTTTGGGCAGGCCCAAGGGGAGCCCTGCGCTTTGGCAGTGGAGGATGCGGCGTCGCCGAGAATTCGGACCGCCGTAG